From a single Nicotiana tomentosiformis chromosome 2, ASM39032v3, whole genome shotgun sequence genomic region:
- the LOC104106040 gene encoding large ribosomal subunit protein eL24-like: MVLKTELCRFSGGKIYPGRGIRFIRSDSQVFLFLNSKCKRYFHNRLKPSKLTWTAMYRKQHKKDIAQEAVKKRRRATKKPYSRSIVGATLEVIQKKRTERPEVRDAAREAALREIKERIKKTKDEKKAKKAEVMAKSQKAGGKGNLPKGGASKGPKLGGGGGKR; the protein is encoded by the exons ATGGTTCTCAA GACAGAACTCTGTCGTTTCAGTGGCGGCAAGATTTACCCCGGGAGGGGCATCAGATTTATTCGTTCAGATTCTCAG GTGTTCCTATTCCTCAATTCAAAATGCAAAAGATACTTCCACAACAGGCTGAAGCCATCAAAACTTACTTGGACAGCTATGTATAGGAAGCAACACAAGAAG GATATTGCACAAGAAGCTGTTAAGAAGAGGCGACGTGCCACCAAGAAGCCTTACTCTAGGTCCATTGTGGGTGCAACCTTGGAGGTTATCCAGAAGAAAAGAACTGAAAGGCCAGAAGTTCGAGATGCTGCCAGGGAGGCTGCTCTTCG TGAAATTAAGGAAAGGATTAAGAAGACGAAGGATGAAAAGAAGGCTAAGAAAGCAGAGGTGATGGCCAAGTCCCAGAAAGCTGGAGGAAAGGGCAACCTCCCCAAAGGAGGTGCATCAAAAGGTCCTAAGCTTGGTGGCGGCGGAGGAAAACGCTAA
- the LOC104106039 gene encoding F-box protein PP2-A15-like, with translation MGASLSNLTENGSADGRPGLGDIPESCVACVFMYLTPPEICNLARLNRAFRGAASSDAVWESKLPCNYHQLLDLLPQQNYEGLCKKDIFALLARSVPFDDGNKALWLDRISGRICMSISSKAMSITGMEDRRHWNWFPTEESRFHVVAYCQQVWWFELSGKVKFPFPPDIYTLTFRVHLGKIFKRLGRRACNFEHTHGWDLGPVRFELSTSDGQHAVSECFLDDIGQDDANGNIKRGSWIEYKVGEFVVSSSDPVTEVRFSMKQIDCTHSKGGLCVDSVSITPSDLKVHTSKGV, from the exons ATGGGCGCATCATTATCTAACCTGACGGAAAACGGGTCAGCCGACGGCAGACCAGGGCTTGGTGACATACCGGAAAGTTGCGTGGCGTGCGTTTTCATGTACCTAACGCCGCCGGAGATTTGTAACCTTGCTCGGCTTAATCGTGCTTTTCGTGGTGCCGCTTCTTCTGACGCTGTTTGGGAATCTAAACTTCCTTGTAATTATCACCAACTGCTCGACCTTTTGCCTCAACAAAATTACGAGGGTCTCTGTAAGAAAGACATATTTGCTCTCCTCGCTCGTTCCGTCCCGTTTGATGATGGCAATAAGGCAT TATGGTTGGACAGAATAAGTGGAAGGATTTGCATGTCGATATCCTCAAAAGCGATGTCGATAACTGGTATGGAAGACAGGAGACACTGGAACTGGTTTCCTACAGAAGAATCAAG GTTCCATGTTGTGGCATATTGCCAGCAGGTATGGTGGTTTGAATTAAGCGGCAAGGTGAAGTTTCCTTTTCCTCCtgatatatacacactaacatttAGAGTTCACCTTGGGAAAATTTTCAAAAGACTCGGCCGACGTGCTTGCAACTTTGAGCATACTCATGGATGGGATTTGGGGCCAGTACGGTTTGAACTGTCTACTTCTGATGGGCAACATGCAGTTAGTGAGTGCTTTCTAGATGACATTGGGCAAGACGATGCAAATGGGAATATCAAGCGTGGGAGCTGGATTGAGTACAAGGTGGGTGAATTTGTTGTCAGTTCGTCAGATCCTGTGACTGAAGTTAGATTTTCAATGAAACAGATTGACTGCACACATTCCAAAGGTGGGCTTTGTGTAGATTCTGTATCAATTACCCCCAGTGATCTGAAAGTCCATACGAGCAAAGGGGTTTGA